A window of the Callospermophilus lateralis isolate mCalLat2 chromosome 7, mCalLat2.hap1, whole genome shotgun sequence genome harbors these coding sequences:
- the Dmap1 gene encoding DNA methyltransferase 1-associated protein 1 isoform X2, with protein MATGADVRDILELGGPEGDAASGTISKKDIINPDKKKSKKSSETLTFKRPEGMHREVYALLYSDKKDAPPLLPSDTGQGYRTVKAKLGSKKVRPWKWMPFTNPARKDGAMFFHWRRAAEEGKDYPFARFNKTVQVPVYSEQEYQLYLHDDAWTKAETDHLFDLSRRFDLRFVVIHDRYDHQQFKKRSVEDLKERYYHICAKLANVRAVPGTDLKIPVFDAGHERRRKEQLERLYNRTPEQVAEEEYLLQELRKIEARKKEREKRSQDLQKLITAADTTAEQRRTERKAPKKKLPQKKEAEKPAVPETAGIKFPDFKSAGVTLRSQRMKLPSSVGQKKIKALEQMLLELGVELSPTPTEELVHMFNELRSDLVLLYELKQACANCEYELQMLRHRHEALARAGVLGGPTTPAVGPVPASAESAVSEPGLGPDPTKDTIIDVVGAPLTPNSRKRRESASSSSSVKKAKKP; from the exons ATGGCTACGGGTGCGGATGTACGGGATATTCTAGAACTCGGGGGTCCAGAGGGTGATGCAGCCTCCGGGACCATCAGCAAGAAAGACATTATCAACCCGGACAAG AAAAAGTCCAAGAAGTCCTCTGAGACACTAACCTTCAAGAGGCCTGAGGGCATGCACCGGGAAGTTTATGCCCTGCTCTACTCTGATAAGAA GGATGCACCCCCACTGTTACCCAGTGACACTGGTCAGGGCTACCGCACAGTGAAAGCCAAGTTGGGCTCCAAGAAGGTGCGACCCTGGAAGTGGATGCCGTTCACTAACCCAGCCCGAAAGGATGGAGCTATGTTTTTCCACTGGCGACGGGCAGCAGAGGAAGGCAAGGACTACCCTTTCGCCAGGTTCAATAAG ACTGTGCAGGTGCCTGTGTATTCAGAGCAGGAGTACCAGCTCTATCTCCATGATGATGCTTGGACTAAGGCAGAAACTGACCACCTTTTTGACCTAAGCCGCCGTTTTGACCTGCGTTTTGTAGTTATCCACGACCGGTATGACCACCAGCAGTTCAAG AAGCGTTCTGTGGAGGACCTGAAGGAGCGGTACTACCACATCTGTGCTAAGCTTGCCAATGTACGGGCTGTGCCAGGCACAGACCTCAAGATACCAGTATTTGATGCTGGGCATGAACGACGGCGGAAGGAGCAGCTGGAGCGTCTCTACAACCGGACCCCAGAGCAG GTGGCAGAGGAAGAGTACCTGCTACAGGAGCTGCGTAAGATAGAGGCCCGGAAAAAGGAACGGGAGAAACGCAGCCAGGACCTACAGAAGCTGATCACAGCAGCTGACACCACTGCAGAACAGCGGCGCACTGAACGCAAGGCCCCCAAGAAGAAGCTACCCCAGAAAAAGGAGGCCGAGAAGCCG GCTGTTCCTGAGACTGCAGGGATCAAGTTTCCAGACTTCAAGTCTGCAGGGGTCACACTGCGAAGCCAGAGG atgaagctgCCCAGCTCTGTGGGTCAGAAGAAGATCAAGGCCCTGGAACAGATGTTGCTGGAGCTTGGTGTGG AGCTGAGCCCCACCCCCACTGAGGAGCTGGTACATATGTTCAATGAGCTGCGCAGTGACCTGGTGTTGCTCTATGAACTCAAGCAGGCCTGCGCCAACTGCGAGTATGAGCTACAGATGCTGCGGCACCGGCATGAGGCACTGGCCCGGGCAGGCGTGCTGGGGGGCCCCACCACACCAGCAGTGGGGCCAGTCCCAGCCTCTGCTGAGTCAGCAGTATCTGAACCTGGACTTGGCCCTGACCCCACTAAGGACACCATCATTGATGTGGTGGGTGCACCTCTCACACCCAATTCG
- the Dmap1 gene encoding DNA methyltransferase 1-associated protein 1 isoform X1, giving the protein MATGADVRDILELGGPEGDAASGTISKKDIINPDKKKSKKSSETLTFKRPEGMHREVYALLYSDKKDAPPLLPSDTGQGYRTVKAKLGSKKVRPWKWMPFTNPARKDGAMFFHWRRAAEEGKDYPFARFNKTVQVPVYSEQEYQLYLHDDAWTKAETDHLFDLSRRFDLRFVVIHDRYDHQQFKKRSVEDLKERYYHICAKLANVRAVPGTDLKIPVFDAGHERRRKEQLERLYNRTPEQVAEEEYLLQELRKIEARKKEREKRSQDLQKLITAADTTAEQRRTERKAPKKKLPQKKEAEKPAVPETAGIKFPDFKSAGVTLRSQRMKLPSSVGQKKIKALEQMLLELGVELSPTPTEELVHMFNELRSDLVLLYELKQACANCEYELQMLRHRHEALARAGVLGGPTTPAVGPVPASAESAVSEPGLGPDPTKDTIIDVVGAPLTPNSSETHTRPWGRLTSAPPVSPQRKRRESASSSSSVKKAKKP; this is encoded by the exons ATGGCTACGGGTGCGGATGTACGGGATATTCTAGAACTCGGGGGTCCAGAGGGTGATGCAGCCTCCGGGACCATCAGCAAGAAAGACATTATCAACCCGGACAAG AAAAAGTCCAAGAAGTCCTCTGAGACACTAACCTTCAAGAGGCCTGAGGGCATGCACCGGGAAGTTTATGCCCTGCTCTACTCTGATAAGAA GGATGCACCCCCACTGTTACCCAGTGACACTGGTCAGGGCTACCGCACAGTGAAAGCCAAGTTGGGCTCCAAGAAGGTGCGACCCTGGAAGTGGATGCCGTTCACTAACCCAGCCCGAAAGGATGGAGCTATGTTTTTCCACTGGCGACGGGCAGCAGAGGAAGGCAAGGACTACCCTTTCGCCAGGTTCAATAAG ACTGTGCAGGTGCCTGTGTATTCAGAGCAGGAGTACCAGCTCTATCTCCATGATGATGCTTGGACTAAGGCAGAAACTGACCACCTTTTTGACCTAAGCCGCCGTTTTGACCTGCGTTTTGTAGTTATCCACGACCGGTATGACCACCAGCAGTTCAAG AAGCGTTCTGTGGAGGACCTGAAGGAGCGGTACTACCACATCTGTGCTAAGCTTGCCAATGTACGGGCTGTGCCAGGCACAGACCTCAAGATACCAGTATTTGATGCTGGGCATGAACGACGGCGGAAGGAGCAGCTGGAGCGTCTCTACAACCGGACCCCAGAGCAG GTGGCAGAGGAAGAGTACCTGCTACAGGAGCTGCGTAAGATAGAGGCCCGGAAAAAGGAACGGGAGAAACGCAGCCAGGACCTACAGAAGCTGATCACAGCAGCTGACACCACTGCAGAACAGCGGCGCACTGAACGCAAGGCCCCCAAGAAGAAGCTACCCCAGAAAAAGGAGGCCGAGAAGCCG GCTGTTCCTGAGACTGCAGGGATCAAGTTTCCAGACTTCAAGTCTGCAGGGGTCACACTGCGAAGCCAGAGG atgaagctgCCCAGCTCTGTGGGTCAGAAGAAGATCAAGGCCCTGGAACAGATGTTGCTGGAGCTTGGTGTGG AGCTGAGCCCCACCCCCACTGAGGAGCTGGTACATATGTTCAATGAGCTGCGCAGTGACCTGGTGTTGCTCTATGAACTCAAGCAGGCCTGCGCCAACTGCGAGTATGAGCTACAGATGCTGCGGCACCGGCATGAGGCACTGGCCCGGGCAGGCGTGCTGGGGGGCCCCACCACACCAGCAGTGGGGCCAGTCCCAGCCTCTGCTGAGTCAGCAGTATCTGAACCTGGACTTGGCCCTGACCCCACTAAGGACACCATCATTGATGTGGTGGGTGCACCTCTCACACCCAATTCG